A window from Pangasianodon hypophthalmus isolate fPanHyp1 chromosome 4, fPanHyp1.pri, whole genome shotgun sequence encodes these proteins:
- the LOC117597110 gene encoding E3 ubiquitin-protein ligase TRIM39 translates to MAGSSLQMKGRRRSSMEKDIFFARNSSSLLTEEQLLCSICLDVFTDPVTTPCGHNFCKSCLTQCWEKSQHCHCPLCKDKFTKRPELKVNTTLREVADHFKKKSGPDKPEVLCDACTGEKLKALKSCLDCCAAFCKTHLEPHNNIPKLKKHKLINPVENLEDYICQKHDRALELFCRDDQTCVCRFCTEGDHKNHNTVPIEAESRERKTQLGKTQTDVQQMIQDRLKKIQEIKHSVELSKRSTEKEKADSVEVFTALIRSIERSQAELLEVMEEKQKAAERQAEGLIKELEQEITVLKRRDTELEQLSHTEEHLHLLQIYSSMCSPPHTKNWTEISINTDLSGDTVRTALSQLQQTLNEKLTKTLNDKLKETVSRELKRIQQYAVDVTLDPDTANPYLILSADGKQVTHGDEWKDLPDTPQRFNTGVGVVGKQSFSSGRFYYEVQVRGKTKWTLGVVRESSNRKGMITLTPQNGFWTVGLRNENQYEAFADPPVPLTLREKVEKVGVFVDYEEGLVSFYDVKSSSHIYSFTAQSFTEKLYPFFSPRTNEGGKNSVPLIISPVFNTE, encoded by the exons ATGGCTGGATCTTCATTACAAATGAAAGGCAGAAGAAGGAGCAGCAtggaaaaagacatttttt TTGCTCGTAACTCCAGCAGTCTCCTGACTGAAGAGCAGCTGCTGTGTTCGATCTGTCTGGATGTGTTCACTGATCCAGTTACCACTCCATGTGGACACAACTTCTGCAAGAGCTGCCTTACACAGTGCTGGGAGAAGAGTCAACACTGTCACTGTCCATTATGTAAAGACAAATTCACCAAGAGACCTGAACTGAAGGTTAATACAACACTGAGAGAGGTTGCAGATCACTTCAAGAAGAAAAGTGGTCCTGACAAACCTGAGGTTCTTTGTGACGCCTGCACTGGAGAGAAGCTGAAGGCCCTGAAATCCTGTCTGGATTGTTGTGCAGCTTTCTGTAAAACTCATTTAGAGCCACATAATAACATTCCAAAGCTCAAGAAACACAAACTAATAAACCCTGTGGAGAATCTGGAGGACTACATATGCCAGAAACATGATAGAGCTCTGGAGCTGTTCTGTAGAGATgatcagacgtgtgtgtgtcgGTTCTGCACTGAAGGAGACCACAAGAATCACAACACTGTTCCTATAGAggcagagagcagagagaggaag ACTCAGCTGGGgaaaacacagacagatgtgCAGCAGATGATTCAGGACCGACTGAAGAAGATCCAAGAAATCAAACACTCAGTAGAGCtcagtaaa AGaagcacagagaaagagaaagcagacaGTGTTGAAGTCTTCACTGCTCTGATTCGCTCCATTGAGAGAAGTCAGGCTGAGCTGCTCGAGGTGATGGAGGAGAAGCAGAAAGCAGCAGAGAGGCAGGCTGAAGGACTCATTAAAGAGCTGGAGCAGGAAATCACTGTGCTAAAGAGGAGAgacactgagctggagcagctctcacacactgagGAGCATCTCCACCTCCTACAG ATTTACTCCTCCATGTGCAGCCCTCCACACACCAAGAACTGGACTGAGATCAGTATTAACACTGATCTGAGTGGGGACACTGTGAGGACAGCTCTGTCTCAGCTTCAGCAGACTCTGAATGAGAAACTCACTAAAACACTCAATGACAAGTTAAAGGAAACAG TTTCCAGAGAACTGAAGAGGATTCAGCAGTATGCAG tggATGTGACTCTGGATCCTGATACAGCAAATCCATATCTCATCCTGTCTGCTGATGGAAAACAAGTGACACATGGAGACGAGTGGAAGGATCTCCCTGATACACCACAGAGGTTTAATACAGGTGTTGGTGTTGTGGGAAAGCAGAGTTTCTCCTCAGGTAGATTTTATTATGAGGTGCAGGTCAGAGGGAAAACTAAGTGGACATTAGGAGTTGTGAGAGAGTCCAGTAACAGGAAGGGGATGATTACACTGACTCCTCAGAATGGATTCTGGACTGTGGGACTGAGGAATGAGAATCAGTATGAGGCTTTTGCTGATCCCCCTGTCCCcctcacactgagagagaaggtGGAGAAGGTGGGGGTGTTTGTGGATTATGAGGAGGGTCTGGTCTCCTTTTATGATGTGAAGTCCAGCTCTCATATCTACTCTTTCACTGCTCAGTCTTTCACTGAGAAACTCTATCCATTCTTCAGTCCTAGGACAAATGAAGGAGGTAAAAATTCAGTACCACTGATCATCTCTCctgtatttaacactgaatAA
- the LOC117596974 gene encoding E3 ubiquitin-protein ligase TRIM39-like yields the protein MEEPPSFHVGRDSSSLLSEEQLLCSICLDVFTDPVTTPCGHNFCKSCLTQCWEKSQHCHCPLCKEKFTKRPELKINTTLREVADHFKKKSGPDKPEVLCDACTGEKLKALKSCLDCVLTLCKSHLEPHNHVPRLKKHKLINPVENLEDYICQKHDRALELFCRDDQTCVCQFCTETDHKNHNTVPIEEESRERKTQLGKTQTDVQQMIQDRMKKIQEIKHSVELSKRSTEKEKADSVEVFTALIRSIERSQAELLEVMEEKQKAAERQAEGLIKELEQEITVLKRRDTELEQLSHTEEHLHLLQIYSSMCSPPHTKNWTEISINTDLSGDTVRTALSQLQQTLNEKLTKTLNDKLKETVSRELKRIQQYAVDVTLDPDTAHPNLILSADGKQVTDGDTRQDLPDTPQRFNYCVCVLGKESFSSGRFYYEVQVREKTDWDLGVATESSNRKGDVTLRPQNGFWTVGLRDENQYEACADPDVPLTLREKVEKVGVFVDYEEGLVSFYDVKSSSHIYSFTGQSFTEKLYPYFSPWINEGGKNSAPLIISPVFNTE from the exons ATGGAAGAACCACCTTCAT tccATGTTGGTCGTGACTCCAGCAGTCTCCTGTCTGAAGAGCAGCTGCTGTGTTCGATCTGTCTGGATGTGTTCACTGATCCAGTCACCACTCCATGTGGACACAACTTCTGCAAGAGCTGCCTTACACAGTGCTGGGAGAAGAGTCAACACTGTCACTGTCCATTATGTAAAGAGAAATTCACCAAGAGACCTGAACTGAAGATTAATACAACACTGAGAGAGGTTGCAGATCACTTCAAGAAGAAAAGTGGTCCTGACAAACCCGAGGTTCTTTGTGACGCCTGCACTGGAGAGAAGCTGAAGGCCCTGAAATCCTGTCTGGATTGTGTTCTGACTTTGTGTAAGTCTCATCTAGAGCCTCATAACCATGTTCCAAGACTTAAGAAACACAAACTAATAAACCCtgtggagaacctggaggactACATATGCCAGAAACATGATAGAGCTCTGGAGCTGTTCTGTAGAGATgatcagacgtgtgtgtgtcagttctgCACTGAGACAGACCACAAGAATCACAACACTGTTCCTATAGAggaggagagcagagagaggaag ACACAGCTGGGgaaaacacagacagatgtgCAGCAGATGATTCAGGACCGAATGAAGAAGATCCAAGAGATCAAACACTCAGTAGAGCTCAGTAAA AGaagcacagagaaagagaaagcagacaGTGTTGAAGTCTTCACTGCTCTGATTCGCTCCATTGAGAGAAGTCAGGCTGAGCTGCTCGAGGTGATGGAGGAGAAGCAGAAAGCAGCAGAGAGGCAGGCTGAAGGACTCATTAAAGAGCTGGAGCAGGAAATCACTGTGCTAAAGAGGAGAgacactgagctggagcagctctcacacactgagGAGCATCTCCACCTCCTACAG ATTTACTCCTCCATGTGCAGCCCTCCACACACCAAGAACTGGACTGAGATCAGTATTAACACTGATCTGAGTGGAGACACTGTGAGGACAGCTCTGTCTCAGCTTCAGCAGACTCTGAATGAGAAACTCACTAAAACACTCAATGACAAGTTAAAGGAAACAG TTTCCAGAGAACTGAAGAGGATTCAGCAGTATGCAG tggATGTGACTCTGGATCCTGATACAGCTCATCCCAATCTCATCCTGTCTGCTGATGGAAAACAAGTGACAGACGGAGACACACGACAGGATCTCCCTGATACACCACAGAGGTTTAAttattgtgtctgtgttttgggAAAGGAGAGTTTCTCCTCAGGGAGATTTTATTATGAGGTGCAGGTCAGAGAGAAAACTGATTGGGATCTCGGAGTCGCCACAGAGTCCAGTAACAGGAAAGGGGATGTTACACTGAGACCTCAGAATGGATTCTGGACTGTCGGACTGAGGGATGAGAATCAGTATGAGGCTTGTGCTGATCCTGATGTCCCcctcacactgagagagaaggtGGAGAAGGTGGGGGTGTTTGTGGATTATGAGGAGGGTCTGGTCTCCTTTTATGATGTGAAGTCCAGCTCTCATATCTACTCTTTCACTGGTCAGTCTTTTACTGAGAAACTCTATCCATACTTCAGTCCTTGGATAAATGAAGGAGGTAAAAATTCAGCACCACTGATCATCTCTCctgtatttaacactgaatGA